In the genome of Plasmodium chabaudi chabaudi strain AS genome assembly, chromosome: 6, one region contains:
- a CDS encoding NIMA related kinase 3, putative codes for MFLLLFVTFFFFVFCVSHCLLLLFYLAFFSKLYISFFSYIMLDLLLPTIRNTCEKQNVYMNYGYKFETVLEIMTSNSEIHLVKSLNTNEIFISKVYDLYGINENDLNSYMNELHIMKKLENCENIVKIVDFIKKNDSLSFIIEFCNQGDLYSDILRRKTNNEYYSENEIFNILNQILNGLSFIHKNGIIHGDLKSTNIFIKDDKIKIGDFGISQKGSNKNLGTLNFLSYESIKLNKTNKLSDLFQVGCILYELVTLSSPFSANNINDMIRLFEDKNYKNYIIKNISSFYSIQLVNIISKLLSLNASDRLEVISNYNISRNDDARINCPNKLAYV; via the coding sequence atgtttcttttattgtttgttactttctttttttttgttttttgtgTATCCCATTGTCTCCTgttgttattttatttggcTTTTTTCTCAAAATTGTACATATCGTTTTTCTCTTATATAATGTtggatttattattaccaaCTATTAGAAACACATGTGAAAAgcaaaatgtatatatgaattacggatataaatttgaaacAGTTTTAGAGATAATGACATCAAACAGTGAAATTCATTTAGTAAAATCGTTGAAtacaaatgaaatatttatttcaaagGTTTATGATCTGTATGGAATAAACGAGAATGATTTAAATAGTTATATGAATGAATtacatataatgaaaaagttGGAGAATTGTGAAAATATAGTTAAGATTGTTGATTTTATTAAGAAAAATGATTCATTATCTTTTATAATTGAATTTTGTAATCAAGGAGATTTATATTCTGATATTTTaagaagaaaaacaaataatgagTATTACTccgaaaatgaaatatttaatatattaaaccAGATATTAAATGGGTTAAgttttatacataaaaatggtaTAATCCATGGTGATTTAAAAagtacaaatatatttattaaagatgataaaataaagattgGTGATTTTGGTATATCACAAAAAGgatcaaataaaaacttagggacattaaattttttaagttatgaatctataaaattaaacaaaacaaataaattaagtGATTTATTTCAAGTGGGTTGTATATTGTATGAATTAGTAACGTTGTCTTCTCCCTTTTCtgctaataatataaatgatatgaTTCGATTGTTtgaagataaaaattataaaaattatattattaaaaacatttcATCGTTTTATTCTATACAATtagttaatattatttcaaaattattatcattaaatgCGTCAGACAGGTTAGAAGTAATTTccaattataatatttcaagGAATGACGATGCCAGAATAAATTGTCCAAACAAATTGGCTTATGTTTAG
- a CDS encoding fam-a protein yields MNKFYIQIVLFLLSIFVYVNNKAIATESAPEEFSPPQIEPLNITSEEVYEKSKDLLCTNPEEIKNAEKLMKEAIEHLKHYAISVDGFKYKGENPHYNMVFYKKNHKNRKKRINIEKIYYKVHGRNKYNEVLNMLWNPDRINLPNGGDVKIVRVYNPNLVLIEKRYEKEHGSPQKYFYALAAKAKISKYVTIIAIVSPNVNDHNPSKEKYENKIIDNANLFEIEVDSEDDIKKGKLKKTVVHLNGYLIERHPGSVNLTYIEAIDEHSST; encoded by the exons atgaataaattttatattcaaattgttttatttcttttaagcATATTcgtatatgtaaataataaagccATTGCAACTGAGTCTGCTCCAGAGGAATTTTCACCACCCCAAATAGAACCTCTGAATATTAC TTCAGAAGAagtatatgaaaaaagcaAGGACCTATTATGTACCAATCccgaagaaataaaaaatgcagaAAAGCTTATGAAAGAAGCTATAGAACATTTAAAGCATTATGCTATAAGTGTAGAtggttttaaatataaggGGGAAAATCCTCATTATAATATggttttttataaaaaaaatcataaaaaCCGTAAAAAACgtataaatattgaaaaaatttattataaagttCATGGTCGCAATAAG TATAATGAAGTATTAAACATGTTATGGAATCCCGATCGTATCAATTTGCCCAATGGTGGCGATGTTAAAA ttGTCCGTGTGTACAATCCAAATTTAGTATTAATAGAAAAACGTTATGAAAAAGAACATGGATCCCCtcagaaatatttttatgctcTAGCTGCAAAGGCTAAA atatcaaaatatgtaaCTATAATTGCCATTGTTTCACCAAATGTAAATGATCACAACCCTTCCaaggaaaaatatgaaaacaaAATCATAGATAACGCAAATTTATTCGAAATAGAAGTTGATTCTGAAGacgatattaaaaaaggaaaattaaaaaaaacggtTGTTCACTTAAATGGGTACCTCATTGAAAGACACCCCGGGAGTGTTAATCTCACCTATATCGAAGCT ATTGATGAGCATTCCTCGACTTAA
- a CDS encoding GPN-loop GTPase, putative, with product MEDKKGNAKENNQEQNVNKIDNYKLSDNALNSDTLKDKQGNDISRKNLLIKENYDRTDPVDSKTDKNKENFEKRECSDTISDNYDKINQPKETENISNPPEKKINSDMQTNQIDVNSINETENRANELKESNPDGLTNSKTPESIKKEENSKKLKESPNSEHPLNNNGNMRDYYKKLPIVIIAIGMAGSGKTTYIGALYNYLKIQRKKKVYTINLDPAVKHLQYPTNIDIRDSIKYHEVMKEYKLGPNGAIMTCLNLFATRFDKVIEILEKRKHKLNYIIVDTPGQIEVFNWSASGNIILETLSVSFPVVINYIIDTVRCERPITFMSNMLYACSILYKTRLPFLACFNKIDIIRHDKCIEWMKNYDTFNEDVLNDETYMASFSRSCALMINEFYEGIKTVGISSKTIEGFNDIIKHLESLKEEFIDEYVAIIEKQVKRIKKRKEKDIKLKMESLLIEKQKQMPISTNNNKN from the coding sequence ATGGAAGATAAAAAGGGGAATgctaaagaaaataatcaagaacaaaatgttaataaaatcgacaattataaattaagtGATAATGCATTAAATAGTGACACGCTAAAAGATAAACAAGGCAATGATATATCACGTAAAAatcttttaataaaagaaaattatgatcGCACTGATCCCGTTGATAGTAAAAcggataaaaataaagaaaactTTGAAAAACGAGAATGCAGCGATACAATTAGTgataattatgataaaattaatcaGCCCAAGGAAActgaaaatataagtaatccaccagaaaaaaaaattaacagtGATATGCAGACCAATCAAATCGATGTAAATTCTATAAATGAGACGGAAAATAGAGCAAACGAATTAAAAGAAAGCAATCCAGATGGGTTAACAAACAGTAAAACACCCGAatctattaaaaaagaagaaaacaGCAAAAAGCTAAAAGAGTCACCAAATAGCGAACACcctttaaataataatggaaaCATGAGAGACTATTACAAAAAACTACCAATCGTTATAATTGCTATTGGTATGGCAGGAAGTGGAAAAACAACATATATTGGagcattatataattacttaaaaatacaaagaaaaaaaaaagtatatacaATTAATCTCGATCCAGCCGTTAAACATTTACAGTATCCAacaaatatagatataagagatagtataaaatatcatgAGGTTATGAAAGAATATAAACTAGGACCTAACGGTGCCATAATGACatgtttaaatttatttgctACTCGATTTGATAAGGTTATTGaaatattagaaaaaagaaaacataaattaaaCTATATAATTGTCGATACACCCGGGCAAATTGAAGTGTTTAACTGGTCAGCTAGtggaaatataattttagaaACATTATCAGTTAGCTTTCCAGttgttattaattatattatagaCACTGTTCGATGTGAAAGGCCTATTACCTTTATGTCTAATATGCTTTATGCATGtagtattttatataaaaccaGGTTACCATTCTTAGCTTgctttaataaaattgatatCATTAGGCATGATAAATGCATTGAGTGgatgaaaaattatgatactTTCAACGAAGATGTTTTGAATGATGAAACATACATGGCTAGTTTTAGTAGATCTTGTGCATTAATGATTAATGAGTTTTATGAAGGAATAAAAACTGTAGGCATTTCGTCAAAAACAATTGAAGGATTTaatgatattataaaacatCTAGAATCCTTAAAGGAAGAATTTATTGATGAATATGTAGCTATAATCGAAAAACAAgtaaaaagaattaaaaaaagaaaggaAAAGGATATCAAACTAAAGATGGAATCTTTGTTAattgaaaaacaaaaacaaatgcCCATTtctacaaataataataaaaattaa
- a CDS encoding fam-a protein, with translation MNKIYMKTVFALLSLFVYASNKAIASDLHLRGPSSDNLISILANDASEDIYENNTHLICTDPEEARNAEKLMKEAVALLQYHTQNEEGYDLYNIYDEDAAIYFKNHDGIDIGKLELKIPGPDNYDDIVKILWDPNGAQLFDGNFINGKFMRIYDPNLVIVQLRSRSLVGLAQEYLCALAHKVEVSENETIIVHASANINDHNDTYEYGYRNSVLENANSFHAEIESDEDIRNGEIIKTYINLSGCIIKKEDDCVNLTCVNSIDVESPIMEDLILKVVKATKIAALTNLKITLENSS, from the exons atgaataaaatatatatgaaaaccGTTTTTGCTCTGTTGAGTTTGTTTGTATATGCAAGCAATAAAGCCATTGCAAGTGATCTTCATCTAAGGGGACCATCTTCAGATAACCTTAT atCCATTTTGGCCAATGACGCTTCGGaagatatatatgaaaacaaTACACACTTAATATGCACAGATCCTGAAGAAGCTAGAAATGCAGAAAAACTTATGAAAGAAGCTGTAGCTCTTTTACAATACCATACTCAAAATGAAGAAGGTTacgatttatataatatatatgatgagGACGCagctatatattttaagaaCCATGATGGTATAGACATTGGGAAACTCGAGCTTAAAATCCCCGGTCCAGATAAT TATGATGATATtgtcaaaatattatgggATCCCAATGGGGCTCAACTTTTCGATGGAAACTTTATTAATG gaAAATTTATGCGTATATACGATCCAAATTTAGTAATAGTTCAACTTCGCTCCAGAAGTCTTGTGGGATTAGCCCAAGAATATTTATGTGCTTTAGCCCACAAAGTTGAA GTATCAGAAAATGAAACTATAATTGTTCATGCATcagcaaatataaatgatcaCAACGATACTTATGAATATGGATATAGAAACTCAGTTTTAGAAAATGCAAATTCATTCCACGCTGAAATCGAATCTGACGAGGATATTAGAAATGgcgaaataataaaaacatatattaactTATCTGGATGtatcattaaaaaagaagatgATTGTGTTAATCTTACGTGTGTCAACTCT aTTGATGTTGAATCTCCCATTATGGAAGACCTTATTCTTAAAGTAGTTAAAGCAACCAAAATAGCAGCGCTTACCAACTTAAAAATTACACTTGAAAATAGTTCATAA
- a CDS encoding fam-a protein produces the protein MNKGHIKIALALLSVAGYMQNIVFANKFDAATISSNEESEHQISISPEEATQAAAVMVEALDVAKKHAEHTDDYGLYYKKDDEEFLHFKRANSTEIGKLEFTIHNPDSYSDIVNMLWDPSGGKDYDNLFIQGALHRIYNENLVIRQQRYKSFMWDKYYYALANKVELSEDETAIVLTSSQMNDHDPGYYAEYVNPLVESANSFKPEVDSEEDIRRGKLYKTYVNLMTLFIKKEVDCVKITVIASIDHSVLPDTTQTIIRKMTSKIMLNIINLRDIFEKK, from the exons ATGAATAAGGGACATATTAAGATTGCTTTGGCACTTTTAAGTGTCGCGGgatatatgcaaaatataGTATTTGCAAACAAATTCGATGCAGCCACCATTTc CTCAAATGAAGAAAGTGAACATCAAATATCTATCAGCCCTGAAGAAGCTACACAAGCAGCAGCTGTTATGGTCGAAGCTTTAGATGTTGCAAAAAAACATGCTGAACATACAGATGATTACGGGCTATACTATAAGAAAGATGACGAAGAATTTCTACATTTTAAGAGAGCAAACAGTACTGAGATAGGAAAGCTTGAATTTACAATCCACAACCCGGATAGT taTTCTGATATAGTAAACATGCTATGGGATCCAAGTGGCGGCAAGGACTACgataatttattcattCAAG gaGCCCTTCATAGAATATACAATGAAAATTTAGTAATTAGACAACAACGTTACAAAAGCTTTATGTGggataaatattattatgcattAGCCAACAAAGTTGAA ttATCAGAAGACGAAACTGCAATAGTCTTGACTTCATCACAAATGAATGATCATGATCCTGGATACTATGCAGAATATGTAAATCCTCTCGTAGAAAGCGCAAACTCATTCAAGCCAGAAGTTGATTCTGAAGAAGATATTAGACGtggaaaattatacaaaacgTATGTTAACTTAATGACGcttttcattaaaaaggAAGTTGATTGCGTTAAAATTACCGTTATCGCCTCT ATTGATCATAGTGTTCTTCCTGATACCACACAAACCATCATTAGAAAAATGACATCCAAGATAATGctaaatattatcaatttaagggatatttttgaaaagaaataa